A part of Candidatus Thorarchaeota archaeon genomic DNA contains:
- a CDS encoding DEAD/DEAH box helicase family protein: MKTHTLLHMMEMSGTSKRYTPRGYQEYILQKTVENRNSNLLLELDCGLGKRFITHQIVAQRFPNLRFLIVVHSSSSLVETVQYLRGEYGGLDDELGELSSRTPTGLRVRWLNEKRVIVATPQVLAGVLERHPEAASGIDAVLINEVDTLVRRSGGLTALVYPWPTLLSQLKDKWIIGMSGTLRDDHAVFSKDQVEIRQELATLREYIPNAVLISMEDLYGTDVSDYIEPTLLQMERVTDIKVRSVSIVLDELIRDCRQQIVNELEESDNLGLIEGDSRRIYLLLDTLPVSDELKSQYGGLLMLRKYVYGMPPRRFIRMFYEEPVKHHFNLSQLRRSLPEVSSKAVRVLAIAKRFEKVLVLTSYLEMVKDIQTLLERSGLNSLALTGQTTNKGEVLRAFREDEAVRVLVMSPVGERDLDIPHAQVMVVCDVINTTKTMYQKVKRTRGGLVILLTYSGTSEERKVTRLMSSIVEKYPWSSAIMQTESESLR; the protein is encoded by the coding sequence TTGAAAACGCATACTTTACTACACATGATGGAGATGTCTGGCACGAGCAAGAGGTACACGCCAAGGGGCTACCAGGAGTACATTCTTCAGAAGACAGTAGAGAATCGGAATTCAAACCTATTGCTTGAGCTGGACTGCGGTCTGGGAAAGCGATTCATCACACATCAGATTGTTGCACAGAGGTTTCCTAATCTCCGCTTCCTGATAGTCGTTCACTCTTCGTCATCACTGGTTGAGACCGTTCAGTATCTGCGTGGCGAGTATGGTGGTCTGGACGATGAGCTGGGCGAGCTCTCATCACGCACTCCGACAGGGCTTCGTGTCAGGTGGCTCAACGAAAAGCGTGTGATTGTAGCCACTCCACAGGTACTCGCTGGAGTACTGGAACGTCATCCCGAGGCTGCGAGCGGTATCGATGCTGTCCTGATAAACGAGGTCGACACTCTTGTCAGACGCTCTGGGGGCCTCACCGCTTTAGTATACCCGTGGCCTACGCTTCTGTCCCAACTGAAGGACAAGTGGATCATTGGGATGTCGGGTACGCTCCGTGACGACCACGCTGTATTCAGTAAAGATCAGGTTGAGATCCGTCAAGAACTCGCAACCCTTCGAGAATACATACCCAACGCAGTGCTCATCTCAATGGAGGACCTCTATGGCACCGATGTGAGTGACTACATAGAACCCACACTGTTGCAGATGGAGCGGGTTACAGACATCAAGGTACGCTCGGTCTCAATTGTTCTTGATGAGCTCATTCGAGACTGCCGTCAGCAGATAGTCAATGAGCTCGAAGAGAGTGACAATCTCGGGCTAATAGAAGGTGACTCTCGGAGAATCTATCTGCTACTGGACACTCTTCCAGTCAGCGACGAACTGAAGTCGCAGTATGGAGGTCTCCTCATGCTCAGGAAGTATGTCTATGGGATGCCTCCACGCAGATTCATACGGATGTTCTACGAGGAGCCAGTCAAGCATCATTTCAATCTCTCACAGCTCAGAAGGTCTCTTCCGGAGGTCTCATCAAAGGCCGTCAGAGTTCTGGCCATTGCGAAGAGATTCGAGAAGGTGCTTGTCCTGACCTCCTATCTTGAGATGGTAAAGGACATCCAGACTCTGCTCGAGCGCTCTGGTCTAAACTCCCTTGCTCTCACAGGGCAGACCACTAACAAGGGTGAGGTGCTCAGGGCCTTCAGAGAGGATGAGGCAGTGCGAGTGCTGGTGATGTCTCCGGTGGGTGAACGCGACCTTGACATTCCTCATGCCCAGGTGATGGTCGTGTGCGACGTTATCAACACAACCAAGACCATGTATCAGAAGGTCAAACGTACTCGGGGGGGTCTGGTCATCCTGCTCACCTATTCTGGCACATCAGAGGAGCGCAAAGTGACTCGTCTCATGAGTTCCATTGTGGAGAAGTACCCGTGGTCATCGGCAATCATGCAGACGGAGTCGGAATCGCTTCGCTGA
- a CDS encoding NAD(P)/FAD-dependent oxidoreductase produces MTHDLIVVGTGPAGLKTAEHAAALGLKPLVLEKRARVTDSLMGELVTEKALRLLGVRPDSEYVGNKFTAIVGESLDTGANIVVDRSLLGNSYLLDEDRCQELMRDRALSNGAEFRYNTRVSSVIKKDNAVIGVSCANGEQMMSGLTVGADGSYSRVSATAGFTHPKWLLSYGYRYKLAGCRGLDPGTAYFFVGRDVGLGYLWLYPRSETETNLGIGRVPSSRDNWQRLPPMMDVLKKYMKTHPETQNAKIVSVNGGVVPCAGIIPRFTGAGVALCGNAAGQVSSIVGGGVTTCLHAGRLLARHAKRIVDTGDYSAKSVGMYEKEYRRTRLAHNIQNTGKGMWAVSKYSRLNDPIEAAEIVLGQLDARTLNEMIQGHASPATLISLLTDFLPMVARIGRGYLKSVAVSGL; encoded by the coding sequence ATGACGCATGACCTCATAGTTGTCGGAACGGGTCCGGCCGGACTGAAGACTGCAGAACACGCAGCTGCACTGGGGCTCAAGCCACTAGTATTGGAGAAGCGAGCCAGAGTGACCGACTCGCTCATGGGCGAGCTTGTCACAGAGAAGGCACTTCGGCTGCTGGGGGTGAGGCCGGACAGCGAGTACGTGGGGAACAAGTTCACGGCAATAGTGGGGGAGAGCCTCGACACGGGAGCCAATATCGTCGTAGACCGGAGTCTGCTGGGCAACTCGTATCTGTTGGACGAGGACAGATGCCAAGAGCTCATGCGCGACAGGGCGTTATCCAACGGAGCCGAGTTCAGATACAACACGAGAGTGTCATCGGTTATCAAGAAGGACAATGCTGTCATTGGTGTGAGCTGTGCGAATGGCGAGCAGATGATGTCAGGCCTCACAGTGGGAGCTGATGGTTCCTACAGCAGGGTCTCAGCAACCGCAGGGTTCACCCATCCGAAGTGGCTCCTGAGCTACGGCTACAGATACAAACTTGCTGGCTGCAGGGGACTGGACCCCGGGACGGCTTACTTCTTCGTTGGTCGCGACGTGGGACTCGGCTATCTCTGGCTCTATCCCCGCTCAGAGACTGAGACCAATCTTGGCATTGGTCGGGTTCCATCATCAAGGGACAACTGGCAGAGACTGCCCCCAATGATGGACGTGCTCAAGAAATACATGAAGACTCATCCGGAGACACAGAATGCCAAGATAGTATCGGTAAATGGAGGCGTCGTGCCCTGCGCGGGAATCATTCCCCGTTTCACCGGTGCAGGTGTGGCGCTATGCGGAAACGCTGCAGGTCAGGTCTCATCGATTGTGGGAGGAGGAGTTACCACATGTCTGCACGCAGGCAGGCTCCTAGCAAGACACGCAAAGAGAATCGTTGATACCGGGGACTACTCAGCGAAGAGTGTTGGAATGTACGAGAAGGAATACAGGCGCACCAGACTTGCACACAACATTCAGAACACAGGCAAGGGCATGTGGGCAGTGTCAAAGTATAGCCGGCTCAATGACCCGATTGAAGCAGCGGAGATAGTCCTTGGCCAACTGGACGCCAGGACGCTCAACGAGATGATTCAAGGGCATGCGTCTCCAGCGACACTGATCTCACTGCTCACAGACTTTCTGCCGATGGTCGCGCGAATTGGACGTGGCTATCTCAAGAGTGTCGCGGTGAGTGGACTCTGA
- a CDS encoding nitroreductase family protein — protein sequence MDRVMREIRERRSGRAYSDRPVGDAELESILEAGRLAPSCSNTQAWNFVVLRTPEALAAGHEALSRGNAYGKKAPVMILVAAKEDGGCPAHGLPYFMMDVGLAVENMLLQAVHLGLMGHPIAGWDEAMLKKSFGIPDEYRIVTVVFFGYAADLSTLDDATREKELQRSTRRPLSEVVHWNKW from the coding sequence ATGGACCGCGTGATGAGAGAGATCAGGGAACGAAGAAGTGGTAGAGCATACTCAGACAGGCCGGTAGGCGATGCTGAACTCGAGTCAATACTTGAGGCCGGTCGGTTGGCACCGTCATGCAGCAACACTCAGGCTTGGAACTTTGTGGTACTGAGGACACCGGAGGCCCTTGCAGCAGGGCACGAGGCTCTCAGTCGTGGTAATGCCTATGGGAAGAAGGCACCGGTGATGATACTGGTTGCTGCGAAAGAAGACGGCGGTTGTCCAGCACATGGCCTTCCGTACTTCATGATGGACGTGGGGCTTGCTGTCGAGAACATGTTGCTTCAAGCAGTGCATCTTGGTCTGATGGGCCACCCGATAGCTGGTTGGGACGAAGCCATGCTCAAGAAGAGCTTTGGGATACCAGATGAATACCGGATTGTCACAGTTGTCTTCTTCGGATATGCCGCAGACCTGTCCACTCTTGATGATGCGACTCGTGAGAAGGAACTGCAGCGGTCGACAAGAAGGCCTCTCTCGGAGGTCGTGCACTGGAACAAGTGGTAA